In Streptomyces camelliae, the sequence GAACTTCATGCCGGTGGTGGGCCACACGAAGGTGCTGCCGCAGCTGCTGGCCGACACCCGGAAGATGCTGGCGGAGGCGTGGCCGGTCTAGGGCCTTGCTTTCGGACCAGGCCGGTTCGAGGCGACGGCGCCTCCCGGCCGACCCGAGTGGGGTCTGGTGCGTGGCGTGCAGATGCAAGGCGGAGGAGGCCGTGACATCAGAAGCCGAGCGTGGGGGAGAAGCCGAGCGTGGGGGAGTCGGCGAGTGACGGCAACGCCGCAGATGCGCGTGCCAGACCCCGCGACCCCGGCGAGATCCGAAAGAGAGGCCCTAGGGCCGGGGTGCCCTCTGCCGAGGGCACCGCTCACGCGTCGTACAGGTCGGCCTTCCGCGGTGTCGGGTCCTGCACATTGGTGCTGAGGAACGCCGAGCGGGCGCCGAACTTCTCCGTGTCCACGCCGTTCTCCTCCAGCACCCTGATCGCGGCCGAGTGCACCACCCGGAGCACCGGCGTGGCCGCGCGCAGCGCGTCGTCGGCCATGAAGCGGTGCCGCCAGGGCTGGTCGGCCCAGGCGTGCCGCAGGCCGAACGGCTCGGGCAGGGTGAGCGAGCCGCCGAGCCAGTTGAGCAGCGGCGGATACCAGGTCAGCGGGGCGCGCGCGGCGAGCCGTACGACCTCGTCGGTGCCTACCAGCGGCAGCTTGATCGTGCGGGTCTCCCAGGGCTTGAGCGACTTGGAGACCTCCTTGGTCGGCGCCTCCGGCTTGGAGGTGAACAGCGAGTTCACCGGACCCAGCGCGTGCCCGGTCACCTCGATGCGCAGGGTCTGGTGCAGCACCGTCACCGTGATCAGCATCGTGATGATGAGCTGGCCGTCCCACAGCGTCCACTGCACGCCCAGGTAGTGCCGGTCGCCGCTGCCGAACTGCTGCTTGTTGCAGATCTCCTGTATCGCGTGCGGCTTTACCTGGAACGCCTCGACGTCCGTGCCCTCGGGCCGGGACACCGCCGCGGCCTTCTCGCCGATCGGCGTGACGATCCAGTGCCTGATGGAGGGCTTGGGGAAGCCGCCGGTGTTCAGCGGGCCGCGCTGCAGCAGGCCGAGCTGGTCATGGATCGCGCGGACGACGTCCCAGCTGCGGAACGGGTGGATCTCCCGGGACGGGTCGGCGGGCAGCAGGTCCTCGGCGAGCTGCCAGGCGCCCCAGCGGGTGCCCATGCCGAGTATGCCCTTCGGGCCTGCGTAGAAGACCGAGTTGGACTGCTGCTCGGCGCTGAGCCGGGCCAGTGACTGCCGCAGCTCCTCGGCCGCCGTCTGGTTCGGACCGCGTGGCACGGCCTCGGGGACCTTGGCGCCGACGCTGGTGCCGGAGAGCAGGCCGTCCCAGCGGGCCCGCAGGTCCGTGGCGGTGGCTTCGCAGATCCGCTTGGCCCAATACCAGCCGATGACGGGCATGACGACGGCCAGGCGCGCATACCACGCCCAGAAGCCGGTGAACGGCATCTTGATCAGGAAGAGCACGGCGAGCACGCCGACGGCGAGGAGCAGCGCGGTGGCCAGCGATCCTGCGCGCTTGTCGTCGCGCTTGGCGATGTACGTGCGCAGCTGGAAGACGAGCAGCCAGACCAGCATGCCGGGCAGGAACAGCAGCCCGCACAGCGCCGTGACGGCGGCCAGGCGATTGTCGCGCTCGCGGCGGATGTTGTTGGCCGCGAGGCAGTGCTCGACGACGAACTGCGGTTCGGAGCCGAAGGACTGGATGAGCGCCTTGCGGCCGGGAGCGAGCATGCGCGCGATCACGGCCCGCGAGAACGCCTCACCGAGATTGGGCCGCAGCAGCGCGATCCGGCCGGACTTGACGGTCGACTGGTGCCATTCGTTGTCGGCCTTCTTGATCTCGTCGATCGGGCTGTCCCGGTATGCGGCGGAGGCCAGCGCGGAGGTCGCCGCGTAGCCGTCGCCGCCCGAGACGGGCACCTGGGGCCCGTCCCACTCCGTTCCTATCGACATTCCCGCCCCCTCGCCGCCGTGTCGCTTCTGCGGCCTTCCCGACTTCCTTGCTCCGCACACCTGTTGAACAGGTCATCGCACCGAATTGCCCGCCGGTCACCGGACGACTGCGGCATGGCGCGATCACGTGATCAGCGTATCCGCCGCCACCGACAACCGGCGGGCGGACGGCCGAAGCCGCCCGCCCGCGCGGCGATTTCGAGACGCGGTGACCTCCGGTGAACTAGGCCGTCTCGTCCGCCTGTTCGCGGATCCGTTCGGCGACCTGCGGTGGCATCGGCTCGTGCCGGGCGTACGTCCGGTCGAAGCGGGCCGTGCCGTGCGACAGCGAACGCAGGTCGACGGCGTACCGGCCGATCTCGAACTCGGGCACCTCGGCCCGGATCAGGGTCCGTCCGGAGCCTACCTGTTCGGTGCCGAGCACCCGGCCGCGCCGGCTCGACAGGTCGCTCATCACGGCGCCCACGTAGTCGTCGCCGACCAGCACGGACACCTCGGCGACCGGCTCCAGCAGATGGATCCGCGCGTCGGCCGCGGCCTCCCGCAGCGCCAGCGCGCCCGCCGTCTGGAAGGCGGCGTCGGAGGAGTCCACCGAGTGCGCCTTGCCGTCCAGCAGCGTGATCCGCACGTCCACCAGCGGGTATCCGGCGGCGACACCCTTGGCGGCCTGTGCCCGTACGCCCTTCTCGACGGACGGGATGAACTGCCGCGGTACGGCGCCGCCGACCACCTTGTCCACGAACTCGATGCCCGAGCCGCCCGGCAGCGGTTCCACCTCGATCTCGCAGATGGCGTACTGCCCGTGCCCGCCGGACTGCTTCACGTGCCGGCCGCGTCCGCTCGCCTTGTGCGCGAACGTCTCCCGCAGGGAGACCCGGTGCGGGACGACGTCGACCTGCACGCCGTAGCGGGTGCGCAGCCGTTCCAGGGCGACGTCCGCGTGGGCCTCGCCCAGGCACCACAGGACCACCTGGTGGGTGTCCTGGTTCTGCTCCAACCGCATGGTCGGGTCCTCGGCGACCAGCCGGGACAGGCCCTGCGAGAGCTTGTCCTCGTCCGCCTTGCTGTGCGCCTGGATGGCGAGCGGCAGCAGCGGGTCGGGCATCCGCCAGGGCTCCATCAGGAGCGGGTCGTCCTTCGCGGAGAGGGTGTCCCCGGTCTCGGCCCGGCCGAGCTTGGCCACGCATACCAGATCGCCGGCGACGGCGCGCGTCACCGGGCGCTGCTGCTTGCCGAAGGGCATGGACAGGGCGCCGACCTTCTCGTCGACGTCGTGGTCCTCGTGGCCGCGGTCGGTGAGGCCGTGCCCGGAGACGTGGACCGTCTGGTCGGGGCGCAGGGTGCCGGAGAAGAGGCGGACCAGGGAGACCCGGCCGACGTAGGGGTCGGAGGCGGTCTTGACGACCTCGGCGACCAGCGGGCCGGAGATGTCGCACGGCTTCAGCTCGCGCCGCTTGCCGTCGATGGTGCTCACCTCGGGCAGCATGTGCTCGAACGGCGTCGGGTAGCCGCCGGTGACCAGCTCCAGCAGCTCGACCGTGCCGAGCCCCTGCCGGGCGCCCTCGGCGGCGGGGGCGGCCGCCAGGACGGGGAAGAAGGAGCCGCGGGCGACGGCCCGCTCCAGGTCCTCGATCAGCGTTTTGACGTCGACCTGCTCGCCGCCGAGATAGCGGTCCATGAGGGTCTCGTCCTCGCTCTCGGCGATGATCCCCTCGATGAGCCGGTTGCGGGCCTCCTCGATGCCGGGCAGCTGGTCCTCGCCGGGTTCGGACTCCTTGCGCTCCCCGGTCGAGTAGTCGAACAGCTTCTGCGACAGCAGCCCGACCAGCCCGGTCACGGGCGCGTGCCCGTCGGGGCCCTCCGGGCCGCGCAGCGGCAGGTACAGCGGGAGCACGGCGTCCGGGTCGTCCCCGCCGAAGGCCTGCGCGCAGGTCCGGGTCATCTCCTCGAAGTCCGCGCGCGCGGCCTCCAGGTGCGTGATGACGATCGCGCGGGGCATCCCGACGGCCGCGCACTCCTCCCACACCATCCGGGTCGAGCCGTCCACCCCGTCCGAGGCCGAGACGACGAAGAGAGCCGCGTCCGCGGCGCGCAGACCGGCCCTCAGCTCCCCGACGAAGTCGGCGTACCCGGGGGTGTCGAGGAGGTTGATCTTGATGCCGTTCCATTCGACCGGCACCAGGGAGAGCTGTACGGACCGCTGCTGCCGGTGCTCGATCTCGTCGTAGTCCGACACGGTGCCGCCGTCCTCGACGCGGCCCGCCCGGTTCACGGCCCCCGCGGTCAGCGCGAGGGCCTCCACCAGAGTCGTCTTGCCCGAACCGGAGTGGCCGACCAGCACCACGTTCCGTACGGACGCGGGCTGGTCGGCCTCAAGAGCCCTGCCGGCGGCCCCGGGGTGGGTCTGTGTCTTGTCGCCCATGATCCTGCCTCCCGTGCACGGTGAGGTCACTGTGGGCGCGGACACGCGGGATCCGCGTGTGGTGGCGGCTCCGGCGACGCCCGCGGTTATTCGAGCTTTCCACTCCGGTCACGCTGCGTCCATACGAACGACCCGATCGCGCCACGCACGCCCCGCGCACGGCGGCGCACACCGGCTCGTGCCACGGGCTGCGGTGCCCGCCCGTCACGCACGCGCGCGCGTGGCTACGATGGGCCAGCCGGAGGTCACCAGGGCCGCGGCGACACCGACCGTCGGGAAGGCCATGCTGAACAAGTACGCGCGTGCATTCTTCACGCGTGTCCTCACACCGTTCGCCGCGTTTCTCATCCGGCGGGGGGTGAGCCCCGACACGGTCACGCTCATCGGCACGGCCGGTGTGGTGGCGGGCGCGCTGGTCTTCTACCCCCGGGGCGAGTTCTTCTGGGGCACGGTCGTCATCACCCTGTTCGTCTTCTCCGACCTGGTCGACGGCAACATGGCCCGCCAGCTGGGCCGCTCCAGCCGCTGGGGCGCCTTCCTGGACTCCACCCTCGACCGGGTCGCCGACGGCGCGATCTTCGGCGGCTTCGCGCTCTGGTACGCGGGCCACGGGAACGACAACCTGCTGTGCGCCGTGTCGATCTTCTGCCTGGCCAGCGGCCAGGTGGTGTCGTACACCAAGGCGCGCGGCGAGTCGATCGGGCTGCCGGTCGCCGTCAACGGCCTTGTCGAGCGCGCCGAGCGGCTGGTGATCTCGCTGGTCGCGGCCGGTCTCGCGGGCCTGCACACGTTCGGTGTGCCGGGCATCCAGTGGCTGCTGCCGATCGCCCTGTGGATCGTCGCCGCCGGCAGCCTGGTCACGCTGATCCAGCGGGTCGTCACTGTCCGCCGCGAGTCCGCCGAGGCGGAGGCGGCCGCTCAGGCGAGCCCCAGTGAGGCCGCGAAATGAGCACCGCGGAACGGTTCACCGACGCGCTGTACGGGCTCGGCTGGAGCGCCGTCAAGAAACTCCCCGAACCGGCCGCGGTCCGGCTCGGCCGCACCATCGCCGACCTCGCCTGGAAGCAGCGCGGCAAGGGCGTGCAGCGGCTGGAGGCCAACTACGCGCGCGTGGTGCCCGGCGCGACCCCCGAGCGCCTCGCCGAGCTGTCCCGCGCGGGCATGCGCTCGTATCTGCGCTACTGGATGGAGTCCTTCCGGCTGCCGGCCTGGAACCGTGAGCGGGTGAAGACCGGCTTCGACCCGAAGGACGTGCACCACCTGACCGACGGGCTCGCCTCGGACCGGGGCGTGATCCTCGCCCTGCCGCACATGGCCAACTACGACCTGGCCGGCGCCTGGGTCACCACCAAGCTGGAGACGCCCTTCACGACCGTCGCCGAGCGGCTGAAACCCGAGACGCTCTACGACCGTTTCGTCGCCTACCGCGAGGGCCTCGGCATGGAGGTGCTGCCGCACAGCGGGGGCTCCGCCTTCGGCACCCTGGCCCGGCGGCTGCGCGACGGCGGCCTGGTCTGCCTGGTCGCCGACCGTGACCTGTCCGCCTCCGGGGTCGAGGTCGACTTCTTCGGCGAGCGGACCCGGATGCCCGCGGGCCCGGCCCTGCTCGCCCAGCAGACCGGCGCGCTGCTGCTGCCGGTCACCCTCTGGTACGACGACTCGCCCGTCATGCGGGGGCAGGTGCATCCCCCGATCGAGGTACCGGAGTCAGGCACGCGCGCGGAGAAGACGTCTGTGATGACACAGGCGCTGGCCGATGCCTTCGCCACCGGGATCGCCGACCATCCGGAGGACTGGCACATGCTCCAGCGCTTGTGGCTCGCCGACCTCGACCCGGCGAAGGGGCCCTCGTGAGAATCGGGATCGTCTGCCCGTACTCCTGGGACGTGCCCGGGGGCGTCCAGTTCCACATCCGCGACCTCGCCGAGTACTTCATCCGGCTCGGCCACGAGGTCTCCGTCCTCGCCCCGGCCGACGACGACACCCCGCTGCCGCCGTACGTCGTCTCGGCCGGCCGCGCGGTTCCCGTGCCGTACAACGGCTCGGTGGCCCGGCTGAACTTCGGCTTCCTGTCGGCCGCGCGGGTACGGCGCTGGCTGCACGAGGGCCATTTCGACGTGGTCCACATCCACGAGCCGACCTCGCCCTCGCTGGGCCTGCTGACCTGCTGGGCCGCCCAGGGCCCGATCGTCGCCACCTTCCACACCTCCAACCCCCGCTCACGCGCGATGATCGCCGCGTACGCCATCCTCCAGGCCGCCCTGGAGAAGATCAGCGCGCGGATCGCGGTCAGCGAGTACGCCCGCCGCACCCTGGTCGAGCACCTCGGCGGGGACGCGGTGGTCATCCCCAACGGCGTCGACGTGGACTTCTTCGCCAAGGCCGAGCCGAAGCCGGAGTGGCAGGCCGACACGATCGGTTTCATCGGCCGTATCGACGAGCCCCGCAAGGGCCTGCCGGTGCTGATGAAGGCCCTGCCGAAGATTCTGGCCGCCCGCCCGCAGACCCGCCTGCTGGTCGCGGGCCGCGGCGACGAGGAGGCCGCCGTCGAGGACCTCCCGCAGGAGCTGCGCGCACGCGTGGAGTTCCTCGGCATGATCAGCGACGAGGACAAGGCGCGCCTCCTGCGCAGCGTCGACCTGTACGTCGCGCCCAACACCGGCGGCGAGAGCTTCGGCATCATCCTCGTCGAGGCGATGTCGGCGGGCGCCCCCGTGCTCGCCTCCGACCTGGACGCCTTCGTCCAGGTCCTCGACCAGGGCGAGGCGGGCGAGGTCTTCGCCAACGCGGACGCCGACGCACTCGCCGAGGCGGCCGTACGCCTCCTGGACGACCCCGCCCGCCGTACCGAGCTCCGCAAACACGGCAGCGCCCACGTACGGCGCTTCGACTGGTCCACGGTCGGCGCGGACATCCTGTCGGTCTACGAGACGGTCACGGCAGGCGCGGCGGCGGTCGCGGCCGACGAACGCACGACCGGACTGCGGGCACGGTTCGGGCTGGCGAGGGACTGAGGGACGGGCGACCCGGACCGGCGGTGTCCGGCCGCGCTCGTGCGTGGGTGTTCCGGTCCCGCCGGCAGCGGCGTTGGCCGAGGCCGGCGGTCTGGGCCCGGCACGGTCCCCCGGGGCCGGCGCCCGATCGGCGTGAGGGGCGTGCGGCGGCCGGCGCGGGACTGACGCCGAGGGCGCCTGCGCGCAGCCGATAGCCTTCCCGCGTGACCGCAACCCTCATCTGGATCCTCGTCGTCCTCGTCGCGATCGGCGTCTACCTGAGCTGGACGGCCGGGCGGCTGGACCGGCTGCACGTGCGGATGGACGCCGCGCGGGCCGCGCTCGACGCGCAGCTGCTGCGGCGCGCCTCCGTGACGCAGGAACTGGCCACCTCGGGCGTGCTGGACCCGGCCGCCTCGATCGTGCTGTACGAGGCGGCGCACGCGGCCCGGCAGGCCGAGGAGGAGCAGCGGGAGGTCGCGGAGAGCGAGCTGAGCCAGGCGCTGCGCGCGGTCTTCGAGGTCCCGGCCCAGGTGGAGGCCGTACGCGAGGCCCCCGGCGGTGAGGCGGCGGCCCATGAGCTGGCCGAGGCCGTCCGCCGCGTCCCGATGGCCCGCCGCTTCCACAACGACGCCGTGGGCGCCGCCCGCAGGCTCCGTGAGCACCGCAAGGTCCGCTGGTTCCGGCTCGCCGGCCACGCCCCGTTCCCGCTGGCCTTCGAGATGGACGACGAGCCGCCCGCGGCCCTGGTGGAGCGGGACGTCTGAACCCCGGGGGGACCCTCCCTGGACGAAAAGGATCCACCGGCTGTCCATTGGCCCTTGCTGTGGCCTGGTCCACTCGCGTTTCCTCTCTGAGGCAGTAACCCTCTTTCCCTTCAGTGAGGTCATCCGTGTCCACCATCGAGAACCAGGCTCCCGAGACCGGCACCGCGCGCGTGAAGCGCGGCATGGCCGAGCAGCTCAAGGGCGGCGTGATCATGGACGTCGTCACGCCGGAGCAGGCGAAGATCGCCGAGGATGCGGGCGCCGTCGCCGTCATGGCCCTGGAGCGGGTCCCGGCCGACATCCGCAAGGACGGCGGCGTGGCCCGTATGTCCGACCCGGACATGATCGAGGGCATCATCGAGGCCGTCTCCATCCCGGTCATGGCCAAGTCCCGGATCGGCCACTTCGTCGAGGCCCAGGTCCTCCAGTCCCTCGGCGTCGACTACATCGACGAGTCCGAGGTCCTCACCCCGGCCGACGAGGTCAACCACTCCGACAAGTGGGCCTTCACCACCCCCTTCGTGTGTGGTGCCACCAACCTGGGCGAGGCCCTGCGCCGCATCGCCGAGGGCGCCGCGATGATCCGCTCCAAGGGCGAGGCCGGCACCGGCAACGTCGTCGAGGCCGTGCGCCACCTGCGCCAGATCAAGAACGAGATCGCCAAGCTGCGCGGCTTCGACAACCACGAGCTGTACGCCGCCGCCAAGGAGCTGCGCGCCCCGTACGAGCTGGTCAAGGAGGTCGCCGAGCTGGGCAAGCTCCCCGTCGTGCTGTTCTCCGCCGGCGGCGTGGCCACCCCGGCCGACGCGGCCCTGATGCGCCAGCTCGGCGCCGAGGGCGTCTTCGTGGGCTCCGGCATCTTCAAGTCCGGCGACCCGGCCAAGCGCGCCGCCGCCATCGTCAAGGCCACCACCTTCTACGACGACCCCAAGATCATCGCGGACGCGTCCCGCAACCTTGGCGAGGCCATGGTCGGCATCAACTGCGACACCCTCCCCGAGACCGAGCGCTACGCCAACCGCGGCTGGTAAGCGCCACATGTCCGACGAAGCCCCTGTCATAGGCGTCCTGGCCCTCCAGGGCGACGTACGGGAGCACCTCATCGCCCTGGCCGCGGCAGACGCCGTGGCCAGGCCGGTGCGGCGCCCCGAGGAACTCGCCGAGGTCGACGGTCTCGTCCTGCCCGGCGGCGAGTCCACCACTATCTCCAAGCTCGCCATCCTGTTCGGCGTGATGGAGCCCCTCCGCGCGCGCGTGCAGGACGGCATGCCCGTCTACGGCACCTGCGCGGGCATGATCATGCTCGCCGACAAGATCCTCGACCCGCGCTCGGGCCAGGAGACCATCGGCGGCATCGACATGATCGTGCGCCGCAACGCCTTCGGCCGCCAGAACGAGTCCTTCGAGGCCGAGGTCGACGTGAAGGGCGTCCCGGGCGATCCTGTGGAGGGCGTCTTCATCCGCGCCCCCTGGGTGGAGTCCGTGGGCGCCGGGGCCGAGGTGCTCGCCGAGCACGACGGCCACATCGTCGCCGTCCGCCAGGGCAATGCGCTCGCCACGTCGTTCCACCCGGAACTGACCGGCGACCACCGCGTGCACTCCCTGTTCGTGGACATGGTGCGCGCGAACCGGGCGGCTGAGTCCTTGTAGGATCTCTGGCGTTCGTTATGTAGAGGGTTACGCGAAGGAGACAGGCAGATGTCCGGCCACTCTAAATGGGCTACGACGAAGCACAAGAAGGCCGTGATCGACGCCAAGCGCGGCAAGCTCTTCGCGAAGCTGATCAAGAACATCGAGGTCGCGGCGCGCATGGGCGGCGTCGACCTCGATGGCAACCCGACGCTCTACGACGCCGTCCAGAAGGCCAAGAAGCAGTCGGTCCCGAACAAGAACATCGACTCCGCGATCAAGCGCGGTGGTGGTCTTGAGGCCGGCGGCGCCGACTACGAGACGATCATGTACGAGGGCTACGGCCCCAACGGTGTCGCGGTGCTCATCGAGTGCCTCACCGACAACCGCAATCGCGCCGCCTCCGACGTCCGTGTCGCCATGACCCGCAACGGCGGCTCCATGGCCGACCCGGGCTCCGTGTCGTACATGTTCAGCCGCAAGGGTGTCGTCATCGTCCCCAAGGGCGAGCTCACCGAGGACGACGTGCTCGGTGCCGTCCTGGACGCGGGTGCCGAGGAGGTCAACGACCTCGGCGAGACCTTCGAGGTCATCAGCGAGGCCACCGACCTGGTCGCGGTCCGCACCGCCCTCCAGGAGGCCGGCATCGACTACGACTCCGCCGAGTCCAGTTTCGTGCCGTCCGTCCAGGTCGAGCTGGACGAGGAGGGCGCCAAGAAGATCTTCAAGCTGATCGACGCGCTGGAGGACAGCGACGACGTGCAGAACGTCTTCGCGAACTTCGACGTCAGCGACGAGATCATGGAGAAGGTCGACGCGTAACGCGCACGGCTTGCCGACGGGCCGACGGGACACACCCCGTCGGCCCGTCGCGTTGTACGGCGTTGTCAGTGGCACCCGATAGCCTGCACAAACAGGTGAGCGAAAGCCTGTGAACGAGCGGTCGATGGGAGGGGCGCGGTGCGCGTACTGGGGGTGGACCCCGGACTGACCCGGTGCGGTGTCGGCGTCGTCGAGGGGGTCGCGGGGCGCCCGCTGACGATGCTCGGCGTCGGTGTCGTACGCACGCCCGTGGACGCCGACCTGAGCCACCGGCTGCTCGCCGTCGAACAGGGCATCGAGCAGTGGCTGGACGAGCACCGGCCGGAGTTCGTCGCCGTGGAGCGTGTCTTCAGCCAGCACAATGTGCGCACGGTGATGGGCACCGCCCAGGCCAGCGCCGTCGCCATGCTGTGCGCCGCCCGGCGCGGCATCCCCGTCGCCCTGCACACCCCGAGCGAGGTCAAGGCGGCCGTCACCGGCAGCGGACGCGCCGACAAGGCGCAGGTCGGGGCCATGGTCACCCGGCTGCTCCGGCTCGCCGCGCCGCCCAAGCCGGCCGACGCCGCCGACGCCCTCGCGCTCGCCATCTGCCACATCTGGCGCGCCCCCGCGCAGAACCGGCTCCAGCAGGCGGTCGCCCGCCACACAGCCCACGCAACGAAAGGCCGTACGGCATGATCGCCTTCGTCAGCGGCACGGTCGCCGCCCTCGCCCCCGACGCAGCGGTCGTCGAGGTCGGCGGGGTCGGCATGGCCGTCCAGTGCACGCCGAACACGCTGTCCACGCTCCGCATGGGACAGCCCGCCAAGCTGCACACCTCCCTCGTGGTCCGCGAGGACTCGCTGACCCTGTACGGCTTCGGCGGCGACGACGAGCGCCAGGTCTTCGAGCTGCTCCAGACCGCCAGCGGCGTCGGCCCGCGCCTGGCCCAGGCGATGCTCGCCGTGCACACCCCGGACGCGCTGCGCCGCGCCGTCGCCACGGGTGACGAGAAGGCCCTGACCGCCGTCCCGGGCATCGGCAAGAAGGGCGCGCAGAAGCTGCTGCTGGAGCTGAAGGACCGGCTCGGCGAACCGATCGGCGCCCCCGTGGTCGGCGCCCCGGTCACCCAGGGCTGGCGGGACCAGCTGCACGCGGCCCTCATCGGCCTCGGCTACGCCACCCGCGAGGCCGACGAGGCGGTCACCGCCGTGGCCCCCCAGGCCGAGGCTGCGGGCGGCACCCCGCAGGTCGGCCAGTTGCTGAAGGCCGCCCTGCAGACCCTGAACCGCGCCCGCTGACCCTCACGACGCCGACCCCACGACGATCGAGGCACACGCTGTGCCTTCCCGGGGCAGGCAGCATCCGACAGCGGCCTCCGGCCGCGGGCCGGACTCGCGGCCGACAGACTCACCCGGCACACCCGGCTAGGAGAATTCAGTGAACTGGGACGACACCGCCGACACCCCCGCCCCCGAGCGGCTTGTCGGTGCGTCTGCCGATCGGGAGGACCAGGCCGTCGAGGCCGCCCTGCGCCCCAAGGACCTCGGCGAGTTCATCGGCCAGGAGAAGGTCCGCGAACAGCTCGACCTGGTGCTGCGGGCGGCACGCGCGCGTGGCGCCACCGCCGACCATGTGCTGCTCTCCGGTGCGCCGGGCCTCGGCAAGACCACCCTGTCGATGATCATCGCGGCGGAGATGGGTGCCCCCATCCGCATCACCTCGGGCCCCGCCATCCAGCACGCCGGCGACCTCGCCGCGATCCTCTCCTCCCTCCAGGAGGGCGAGGTCCTCTTCCTCGACGAGATCCACCGCATGTCCCGGCCCGCCGAGGAGATGCTGTACATGGCGATGGAGGACTTCCGCGTCGACGTCATCGTCGGCAAGGGCCCCGGCGCCACCGCCATCCCGCTCGAACTGCCGCCGTTCACCCTGGTCGGCGCCACCACGCGCGCGGGCCTGCTGCCGCCCCCGCTGCGCGACCGCTTCGGCTTCACCGCGCACATGGAGTTCTACGAGCCGCACGAGCTGGAGCGGGTCGTGCACCGCTCGGCGAACCTGCTGGACGTCGACATCGAGCCGGACGGCGCCGCCGAGATCGCCGGCCGCTCCCGCGGCACGCCGCGTATCGCCAACCGCCTGCTGCGCCGGGTCCGCGACTACGCGCAGGTCAAGGCTGACGGCCTGATCACCCGGGAGATCGCCGCGGCGGCCCTCGCCGTCTACGAGGTCGACGCCCGTGGCCTCGACCGGCTGGACCGCGCGGTCCTGCAAGCCCTGCTGAAACTGTTCGGCGGCGGCCCGGTCGGCCTGTCCACGCTCGCCGTCGCGGTGGGGGAGGAGCGGGAGACCGTCGAGGAGGTCGCCGAACCGTTCCTCGTCCGCGAGGGCCTGCTCGCCCGCACCCCGCGCGGCCGGGTCGCCACGCCCGCCGCATG encodes:
- the ruvC gene encoding crossover junction endodeoxyribonuclease RuvC; protein product: MRVLGVDPGLTRCGVGVVEGVAGRPLTMLGVGVVRTPVDADLSHRLLAVEQGIEQWLDEHRPEFVAVERVFSQHNVRTVMGTAQASAVAMLCAARRGIPVALHTPSEVKAAVTGSGRADKAQVGAMVTRLLRLAAPPKPADAADALALAICHIWRAPAQNRLQQAVARHTAHATKGRTA
- the ruvA gene encoding Holliday junction branch migration protein RuvA, whose translation is MIAFVSGTVAALAPDAAVVEVGGVGMAVQCTPNTLSTLRMGQPAKLHTSLVVREDSLTLYGFGGDDERQVFELLQTASGVGPRLAQAMLAVHTPDALRRAVATGDEKALTAVPGIGKKGAQKLLLELKDRLGEPIGAPVVGAPVTQGWRDQLHAALIGLGYATREADEAVTAVAPQAEAAGGTPQVGQLLKAALQTLNRAR
- the ruvB gene encoding Holliday junction branch migration DNA helicase RuvB, which encodes MNWDDTADTPAPERLVGASADREDQAVEAALRPKDLGEFIGQEKVREQLDLVLRAARARGATADHVLLSGAPGLGKTTLSMIIAAEMGAPIRITSGPAIQHAGDLAAILSSLQEGEVLFLDEIHRMSRPAEEMLYMAMEDFRVDVIVGKGPGATAIPLELPPFTLVGATTRAGLLPPPLRDRFGFTAHMEFYEPHELERVVHRSANLLDVDIEPDGAAEIAGRSRGTPRIANRLLRRVRDYAQVKADGLITREIAAAALAVYEVDARGLDRLDRAVLQALLKLFGGGPVGLSTLAVAVGEERETVEEVAEPFLVREGLLARTPRGRVATPAAWAHLGLTPPRASAGGNGQQDLFGG